The Pochonia chlamydosporia 170 chromosome 1, whole genome shotgun sequence genome window below encodes:
- a CDS encoding vacuolar protein-sorting-associated protein (similar to Metarhizium robertsii ARSEF 23 XP_007818797.1), which produces MDTFRNLFARPDPQAQFRKCNALIRSNIRKLDRDITANKQNEIKIKNLILQADKRAQRDPARAKQAQKEVRDFARELVRQRRVSARAITSKAQLNSVQMQVNEAFAVRKIEGSIRASVGIMKDLNTLIRLPEMAGTMRQLSEELMKAGIIEEMVEDILPEDGDMLMEDEGEVDKVLGEVLKGKKEPSLPVAPVPEPQKDVEEEEEEEENAEAMMDQMRNRLDALRS; this is translated from the exons ATGGATACATTCAGAAACCTCTTCGCCAGGCCCGATCCCCAAGCACAG TTCCGCAAATGCAACGCCCTCATCCGCTCCAACATCCGCAAACTCGACCGCGACATCACCGCCAACAAGCAAAACGAAATCAAAATAAAAaacctcatcctccaagCCGACAAGCGCGCGCAGCGAGACCCCGCCCGCGCAAAGCAAGCCCAAAAGGAAGTCCGCGACTTTGCCCGCGAGCTCGTCCGCCAGCGCCGCGTGTCAGCCCGCGCAATCACCTCCAAAGCCCAGCTCAACTCGGTGCAGATGCAAGTCAACGAGGCGTTTGCGGTGCGCAAGATTGAGGGCTCCATACGCGCGAGTGTGGGCATCATGAAGGATCTGAATACCCTGATACGGCTGCCCGAGATGGCGGGCACGATGCGCCAGCTGAGCGAGGAGTTGATGAAGGCGGGTATCATAGAGGAGATGGTGGAGGATATACTGCCTGAGGATGGGgacatgttgatggaggatgaggGCGAGGTTGATAAGGTGCTGGGTGAGGTattgaaggggaagaaggagccGAGTTTGCCGGTTGCGCCGGTGCCGGAGCCGCAGAaggatgtggaggaggaggaggaagaagaggagaatGCGGAGGCTATGATGGATCAGATGCGGAACCGGTTGGATGCGTTGAGGAGTTAG